A DNA window from Aquarana catesbeiana isolate 2022-GZ linkage group LG01, ASM4218655v1, whole genome shotgun sequence contains the following coding sequences:
- the LRRC19 gene encoding leucine-rich repeat-containing protein 19, whose protein sequence is MHMIILLLMMCGSVYAEFNCVNKECSLVKLNLTEIPQNISVDIIKLNLAENTINLDGLSKDLQHYPNLTELNLSNNTIKSLPNGTFSGLTKLEVLILKDNFITAVDEFSFKGLDNLKILDLSNNQILELPTNILLLLKQLEKLNLENNNMTNVDIKDALKDWKTPLNITLHGNPWNCSCSLINLSEWLNNSTVILEDEDISKCATPENMKNYTIKAILTSPDMHQCKDSGNPSSTTETTYSESPTTALHPTVSNGNSSTVINGTITAPTTGNSWRFLVGVVVVGIVTILLIIAAIKFPRWYDFLLSYNHHRLKEEEPYMFEEEFNVDFDMSTNDKRRDEDETVVVFEQTHSFVPEDDGFIEDKYIDEKDMRLELS, encoded by the exons ATGCATATGATAATTCTACTTTTGATGATGTGCGGAAGTGTGTATGCCGAGTTTAATTGTGTGAACAAG GAATGTTCGTTGGTTAAACTTAACCTCACAGAAATCCCTCAAAACATATCAGTAGATATTATAAAACTCAACTTGGCTGAAAACACGATTAATTTAGACGGATTAAGTAAAGATCTACAACATTACCCTAATCTTACAGAACTGAATCTGAGTAACAACACCATTAAAAGCCTCCCAAATGGCACGTTTTCTGGACTTACCAAACTTGAAGTTTTAATCCTCAAAGATAATTTTATTACAGCCGTTGATGAATTTTCCTTTAAAGGACTAGACAACTTGAAGATTTTGGATCTCAGCAACAATCAAATTCTAGAACTACCTACAAATATTCTGTTATTACTTAAGCAGCTAGAAAAATTAAACCTCGAAAACAACAATATGACAAACGTGGATATTAAAGATGCACTAAAGGACTGGAAAACACCTCTAAATATAACACTGCATGGAAACCCATGGAACTGTAGCTGTTCTCTTATAAATCTGTCAGAGTGGTTAAATAACAGCACAGTAATtctag AAGATGAGGACATCAGCAAGTGTGCTACACCAGAGAACATGAAAAATTACACAATAAAAGCAATCCTGACTTCCCCAGACATGCATCAGTGCAAAGACAGTGGAAACCCAAGCAGCACTACAGAAACCACTTACTCTGAAAGTCCTACAACTGCTCTTCATCCTACTGTGAGCAACGGGAATTCTAGTACTGTAATCAATGGAACGATCACTGCACCTACTACAG GAAACAGTTGGAGATTCCTTGTGGGAGTGGTGGTTGTTGGGATTGTCACCATACTACTGATAATAGCTGCAATCAAGTTCCCCAGATGGTATGACTTCTTACTAAGTTACAATCACCATCGTCTGAAGGAAGAAGAACCCTACATGTTTGAGGAAGAATTCAACGTAGACTTTGACATGAGCACAAATGATAAACGCCGAGATGAAGACGAAACTGTGGTGGTCTTCGAACAAACACACTCCTTTGTGCCCGAAGATGATGGATTTATAGAGGATAAATACATTGATGAAAAGGATATGAGACTAGAGTTGAGTTAA